The genome window TATCAACAAAAACAAGAATATGAGGTAATTAATTATGGAGTATCGATCGATAAGTTGGCTGAGATGTTGGAGTCTGGAAAACTCCAATTCGACGTTTAGTTTCAATGGGTCTAAAAGTGCATTTCAACCACTTAATAAAGAGACCCGAAAATTCAAGAGGATTTTACAATGCAGGGACGAGCGATTACAGCCCTTTGCTATTTGTAGTGTTCTTGGCTTTTGCTATGTTAGCTATCGGGTATATTGGCGTTGAGATATATCAATATAATATTCATTAATTGCTCGTTGATGGATCAAAATCGTTGTGATGGGAAATAAGCTGTCGATCGTCACTCCAGAGAAAGACCTTGATATTGAAGTAAATGGCATAAAATACGAACCTATTGATAAATCTAAATAAATGAACATAAATGGCTGATTTTGAAGCATACGCGCAGCAAGACTCCCGAGTAGGCAAATGGGGATATTTTTATTCCTATTCAGACGAACAAACACTTATTCGTAAAGCCGGGCAATCCGGTTATATTTTTGACTCAAAAGAAGATGCAGAAAAAGCGATTGAGGGCCTTAAAGTAGAGCTTTCCGAGTGGGCAACAAAAGAATTTGAAAAAAAATTGACCGGAAACCTCATCCTCGGGGTAGCATTGCTTGTAGCGATCATTTTTGCAACTAAATGGATTTTGGATTAAGCCGCAGCATAATGCCGCGGCATCATTTTAAAAACCCTTCAAGCGTTTCACACATCGTCTTGTAATCGACTTCATCACGCTCTTTTGCGTGGTCCTCAATTCTTTCAGCGATTTCGCTCGCTTCGTAAAAACACAAACTCCCCGCGCTTCCCTTGACAATATGTGCTACACGAGCAATCTCATCCAGATCGTTTTCGTTGATTGCCTTTAAAAAGAGAGTGTGGTATTCCCTCCAATTCGCATAAAAATCGTCTAGAAGCATCTCGGCTATCTCGACATCAACCCCTAGAGTTTCGGCAATCCTGGATGCCTTATCGTTCGTTTGAAGACTATGTTGATCTGATGATGACACAACGGGTTCGGAAACCTCTTTGAGATGCCCTAAAAAAGTAGCAATTACGGAATCGAATTTCACGCGATCGATAGGTTTGGAAATAAAGCCGCTCATTCCTTGGTCGAGATATTTTTTTTCTCTTCCTTTGATGGCATCCGCAGTCAATGCCACGATTGGTGTCTTGCGATCAACGCCCATCCGATCCTCGTGCTCAATAATCTGGCGCGTCGCCTCTTCGCCGCCCATCACCGGCATGTGGATGTCCATTAAAATGATGTCGAACCCTCGATCTTCCTTGTAATAGAGGTCTTTGACCGCCTCTACTGCCTGAAACCCGTTTTCAGCGAACACAGGTTCAATTCCAAGCCTATTTAATAGCGCCTGAACGACGCTGCGGTTTGTTTTGCCATCCTCAGCGACAAGAACGCTTGCATTGTACCTGGCGGCAGGTTCCGATGCTGCAATCTTATGAATGTCCTCTGTCGCATGATAGCGGTTGTCAAGGATTGCATCATAAATCTTGGAGCCGTTAATTGGCATACTGATGACCGCATCAGAGCGAAATCGATTGCGATTTTTGGTATTTGCAGGAACGATGCTCACGATCCGAAGTCTCTCTCTGAGGCTGTCGTCGATCCACTCGATAAAATCACACCCGGTTGAAACCACGATCATGATATCGCAGCAGATGAGCTCTACCTCGTCACGATTGTGAATTTCGACATAGTTCAGCAAAAACGAATCAAGGTAACGGAATAGGGTGCTCGCGCATCTTCTGGCCCGGTCATTATCTACGATGTAGATGCCGATGGTTTTGTGCATATTGTCGATATCAACACGATTCTTCCCACTTTCGCACAATGGTAAATCTAGCTCGAAATAAAATCGGCTCCCTTCTCCATAGATGCTTTCTACCTGAAGCTGGCTCCCCATCATTTCAACCAGATTTTTGCTGATTGAAAGGCCAAGCCCTGTGCCGCCAAATTTTCTGGAAATCGTATTATCCGCCTGCGTGAACGGGTTAAAGATGTCAGAAACATCTTCGCTGCGTATTCCAATCCCAGTGTCCTTTACGGCAATCCGCACCGTAATGTGGCTCTCGTCTCGGGCAGTGAGTTCAGCCGCAACACTCACTTCTCCTGACTCTGTGAATTTGATCGCGTTTCCCACAAGGTTTGTCACTACCTGCTTGATTCGTTTCGGGTCCCCCATTGTGCATGTTGGGATTTGCGGATCGATAAATACGCAGAAATCAATCCCTTTTTCATGGGCTTTGGCGACGAACAGATCGGTGATCGATTCGAGCTCTTCTACCAAATCAAAATCGATATTATCGATCTCAAAGGCCCCTGTTTCAATTTTGGAAAAATCGAGAATGTCATTGATGATTGAGAGTAGCGATTGGGCCGATCGCTTGATGACCGACACATATTCCTTTTGCCCGACATCCAAAACACCTTCTTCTAGCAGCTCAACGACAGGTATGATGCCATTGAGCGGTGTGCGAATTTCATGGCTCATATTGGCGAGAAAGCTCGATTTGGCATACGACTCCCGATGAGCCTCGTTCGCTTCCTCCTTGGCATTGTCCGCCTCCTTCTGCGCGGCAGTGATATCGTTCAGAGAAACGATGTAATATTCCCGCAGATGACTCCCTTTACCAAGACTGAGAATTTTCGCGTTCACTTCGAAGGTCCGCAAAACACCATCGGCGTCATGAGCTTTAACACGCCGATCCGCCATCTGTCCGGCAGCTCCGGTCAGCATGTCAAGCCACCACTTTGAATGGGCGATACTGCATGAATCCTCATGCTGGGAAAAAATATCAAAAAAACTTTTTTGACGCTGCTTAAAGTCGTTGAGGTCTTTAAACCCGAACGTTTTAAAAAACGCACGGTTCAAGGAGATAATCCCAACCCCCTTTTCGAGGACTGCCACAATATTTGGCTGTTCGTCAAGGATGATCGAATTAAGTTCTTTGTGCTGCTTCGCGATGTTGCGATGAAGAATTTTGTCGCTGATGTCATAGTGTATCGCGATGCTTCCGATCAAATTGCCACTTGGATCAAAATCCTTCGATAATCGAAGTTCTACAAACAACTCTTTGCCGCTTTTGGTGAGGAACTTTACTTCTCCGGACCACCCGACCTTTGGTGATTTAAGGGCGTCCTCATACATTGCCAGGTTGTCCGGGTGGCAGTAAACATCGGCGCTGCGTCCTATCAGATCGGCATAATCGTACCCAAGCGACCGGCAAAACAGATCATTGGCATACAATATCTTCCCCTGGGCGTCGGTTTTGATGACAAATGCGGTCGTATCGACAATTTCACGATACTCTTCCGAACGCATGATTGGCGCCTGCGGGGCTGAATTTTCAAGAGTGTCAATATCGCCGAGAATAGAGACAAGACGGTAGGGGTTTATACCGGACAACAGTTTCGGGTTTCTACCGTCGGTTAAAGCATTGAGGATCTTTTCTGCTTCGGATCTGGCCGCAGCAACCATCGAACCGATATCGGGGCGCGGACGCCGTTTGTCTCTTCCGGTTTTAGGCAATTTAGGATTCATTCTCTGGCCTTGCCAATCAAAGAGGAGAGCGCATCGAAAGCATTGTTCTCTCCTTTTGCAAATGATTTGACCACATAATGAACTGAGAAAGTGTGACTCATTCGCAGCGCCATTGATGTTGATTTATCGCCGGTGAGAAGTATCATCATCCCAGTAAACCCGATATTGTGGAGATGAGTGAGTATGTCATATCCCTTCGGCTGATCCTTTCCGAGATCGTTGTCACAAATGATCACCCTGAAATGGTCAATCCCTTTGTCGTTGAGGTCGTAAAAAAACTCATCGGCGCTGCCGAATTCCGAAATGCTGTCCCAAGACATAACCGAGCCTCCGCTGCGCAAGACTGCGGAGACTGTTTTGCGGATTGTAGAGTCGTCGTCGATAAGTGCGATATTCATGTGTGCTCCTTTAAATTAGCCCCTGAAACGAAGCCATTAGGTATCCGTTGATCAGAAGGAGGAATGTATTGAAAAAATGTTCAATGAAGCCGTTGGTGTAGAATCGGAATCCATCCGGCAAAAGAACAATTTTCTGATCCGGCCACAGTGGATAAAAATATCCGCGCACTCCGCCGACGGTTATGAGGTCGCCAACCGTGTGCATGAGCCAACCAAGCCCGAAAGCGGCCACAAGAATATTCTCAAAAGCCGAGCCAATGAGGATAATCGAAAGTGGTACAAGAAAAATATGCGTTACCCCGCGGTGTCGAAAAGTAGGAAAGAACAGGCTAAGGATTTTGATAGTCCACGACATGAACATCAATCTCCGCCCAATGAAAGAGTTTGGTTCGTCAACATCAGGAAAGAGACTGCCAGCCGCCACGGCCGCAATCAAAGCTCCTGCTTCAATCCCGCTGAGTCCAAGAGTCTGTGCCCAGATGATAGACGGGGGCAGTGCAAGAAGAACGTGTCCTTTGGCAGTCATCTTGATCTGTCCGGTTCGCGTGAAAATTCCATGCAGCGCTGATACGCGATTTCGATGACAATCGAAATGATGCGATCGGCTTGTTCGCCGTAATCAACGGCCAGTTTGTGCCATCCCTGGTCGAAAGATTCTTTCGCCAACGACACAAAACTTTTTTTGCCTGGGGCAGGGGAGAGGGCCATGAAATCCGCGGACAGCGATTCAATCACAGCCTGCTCGTTTTCATTGGCATTGAGCCATTCGGCAAAGAATCCACTCTCTTCGGAACCCAGCTCGGAGAGCTGCGACAGGAGATGTTTTTCGAATGCAAACGGATTTACAACCCCACCGCTGTTTTTGCGGAAATTGAGGTACTCCTCCAGCACCATTTCGGTAATTCCGTGGAGCATGGAGATTGATTCGACGTTGAGGGGTTTCTTTAAATCACCCCGCCCATTGCCTTTGGGGGGTAGGGGGGTAATATTATCTCTTCTCTCTTCACTCTTATATCTTAGGGGCGTTTCATCCGTTACATGTAACGTTTCTGTAACGTTACATGTAACGTTACACTTTTCGTTACAGTCAAAATCGCAGTATTCATGGGATTTATAAGCCATATCATTGACTGGTTGTTCCGTTACATGTAACGCTGCATCAGTTACATTTTCGTTACCTGTAACACTCGGCTTCGTTACATGTAACGCTGCATCAGTTACATTTTCGTTACACGGCGTTACACTTTTCGTTACATCGCCGTTACATGAATCATCTTCAGAGGAGGTATTCTGACTTGAGGGTAGGGCGCCTCTTTTCTTCATGCGGTGTTCGCGTACCCTCTCCGCTGCTGTTTTTGGGGTCTTTTTTTCAGCTCCAGTGTCCATACCAAGGGCAAGTCTCTTTCGTTCTCTGAAGCGCTTGACACGTTCCGTTGATTCGCCATCCTTGCCAATCATCGAAGGTACTTGGGTAAGTAAATAAACGCTCGGCGCCTCCTCGTTCAACAAGGCATTGGCCTCTAAAAAAGAGAGGAGGACATTAAGATCGCGTTCGCTTTCGTCGAGAACAAGGGCAAGTTCGTCAAGCAATGACTTTTCATATTTAACCGGCAACAGCCCACCCCATCTTGCGGAGTAGAGCATCACCTTCTGGTAGAGAATTGTATAGGAGTCCCCGCCTGCATGGCGGCGTAGTTTTTTAATAATAGGTTGTTCAAAAAAGTCGATCGGGAACTTGATCCATTTTGCGGGTCTTTCAAGTTCTGCAAAGTTTATTCCTGAGATGATCATTGAACACCCCCGCTCACCGTGAATGAAGGTACCCCATCGCGTTCAGGCTTATAATCTCGCATGGCGATATAGCTGTTTTCGATCATAAAATCGATAACGTAAAGGATGACATCGTAGTTCTCGTCTTCATACATGGCATCAAAGATCCTGGCTATGTCGGCAGAGGTGAAACCGTCTTCCATGACGAGACCTTCGCCGGACCAAAAAGACCAAAGAATGCGCATGTAGATGTAAACATATTCATCGCCTTTTTCGGCCCTCATTTTCACCACAGGGGGCGCCCCTGTAGTGTCA of Sulfuricurvum sp. IAE1 contains these proteins:
- a CDS encoding metal-dependent hydrolase; translation: MTAKGHVLLALPPSIIWAQTLGLSGIEAGALIAAVAAGSLFPDVDEPNSFIGRRLMFMSWTIKILSLFFPTFRHRGVTHIFLVPLSIILIGSAFENILVAAFGLGWLMHTVGDLITVGGVRGYFYPLWPDQKIVLLPDGFRFYTNGFIEHFFNTFLLLINGYLMASFQGLI
- a CDS encoding ATP-binding protein, with product MNPKLPKTGRDKRRPRPDIGSMVAAARSEAEKILNALTDGRNPKLLSGINPYRLVSILGDIDTLENSAPQAPIMRSEEYREIVDTTAFVIKTDAQGKILYANDLFCRSLGYDYADLIGRSADVYCHPDNLAMYEDALKSPKVGWSGEVKFLTKSGKELFVELRLSKDFDPSGNLIGSIAIHYDISDKILHRNIAKQHKELNSIILDEQPNIVAVLEKGVGIISLNRAFFKTFGFKDLNDFKQRQKSFFDIFSQHEDSCSIAHSKWWLDMLTGAAGQMADRRVKAHDADGVLRTFEVNAKILSLGKGSHLREYYIVSLNDITAAQKEADNAKEEANEAHRESYAKSSFLANMSHEIRTPLNGIIPVVELLEEGVLDVGQKEYVSVIKRSAQSLLSIINDILDFSKIETGAFEIDNIDFDLVEELESITDLFVAKAHEKGIDFCVFIDPQIPTCTMGDPKRIKQVVTNLVGNAIKFTESGEVSVAAELTARDESHITVRIAVKDTGIGIRSEDVSDIFNPFTQADNTISRKFGGTGLGLSISKNLVEMMGSQLQVESIYGEGSRFYFELDLPLCESGKNRVDIDNMHKTIGIYIVDNDRARRCASTLFRYLDSFLLNYVEIHNRDEVELICCDIMIVVSTGCDFIEWIDDSLRERLRIVSIVPANTKNRNRFRSDAVISMPINGSKIYDAILDNRYHATEDIHKIAASEPAARYNASVLVAEDGKTNRSVVQALLNRLGIEPVFAENGFQAVEAVKDLYYKEDRGFDIILMDIHMPVMGGEEATRQIIEHEDRMGVDRKTPIVALTADAIKGREKKYLDQGMSGFISKPIDRVKFDSVIATFLGHLKEVSEPVVSSSDQHSLQTNDKASRIAETLGVDVEIAEMLLDDFYANWREYHTLFLKAINENDLDEIARVAHIVKGSAGSLCFYEASEIAERIEDHAKERDEVDYKTMCETLEGFLK
- a CDS encoding response regulator gives rise to the protein MNIALIDDDSTIRKTVSAVLRSGGSVMSWDSISEFGSADEFFYDLNDKGIDHFRVIICDNDLGKDQPKGYDILTHLHNIGFTGMMILLTGDKSTSMALRMSHTFSVHYVVKSFAKGENNAFDALSSLIGKARE
- a CDS encoding phage replisome organizer N-terminal domain-containing protein; protein product: MIISGINFAELERPAKWIKFPIDFFEQPIIKKLRRHAGGDSYTILYQKVMLYSARWGGLLPVKYEKSLLDELALVLDESERDLNVLLSFLEANALLNEEAPSVYLLTQVPSMIGKDGESTERVKRFRERKRLALGMDTGAEKKTPKTAAERVREHRMKKRGALPSSQNTSSEDDSCNGDVTKSVTPCNENVTDAALHVTKPSVTGNENVTDAALHVTEQPVNDMAYKSHEYCDFDCNEKCNVTCNVTETLHVTDETPLRYKSEERRDNITPLPPKGNGRGDLKKPLNVESISMLHGITEMVLEEYLNFRKNSGGVVNPFAFEKHLLSQLSELGSEESGFFAEWLNANENEQAVIESLSADFMALSPAPGKKSFVSLAKESFDQGWHKLAVDYGEQADRIISIVIEIAYQRCMEFSREPDRSR